In a single window of the Olivibacter sp. SDN3 genome:
- a CDS encoding DUF1080 domain-containing protein: protein MKKTYVLGFTCCLLLALSEPFSVQAQVAPIQSNTVHGGELIGRWDITVDQNGKQAPSWLEVELSGFKTLVGRFVGAEGSARPIAKVNFEKGEFDFAIPPQWEKEERDLELKGTVTGGQIQGSITTSSGETHSFTGVKAPYLNRDVEPSWGEPIELFNGQDLTGWKALGKENQWIVKDGVLTSPRSGANLVSEKEFDDFKLHVEFRYQEGSNSGVYLRGRYEVQIIDNPKTDHPNSHSFGGVYGFLVPSEMALLGPNEWQTYDITLNGRMITIVANGKTIIANQEIPGITGGALDSNEGESGPIYIQGDHGPIEFRKIIVTPAK from the coding sequence ATGAAGAAGACATATGTTTTAGGCTTTACTTGCTGTTTATTGCTTGCTTTATCCGAACCTTTTAGTGTACAGGCACAGGTGGCGCCTATACAATCGAATACGGTTCATGGGGGTGAGCTTATTGGACGCTGGGACATTACGGTTGACCAAAACGGTAAACAGGCCCCTTCTTGGTTGGAGGTAGAACTATCTGGTTTTAAAACACTGGTGGGTCGCTTTGTGGGGGCAGAGGGGAGCGCACGACCAATAGCCAAAGTTAATTTCGAAAAGGGTGAGTTTGACTTTGCTATTCCTCCTCAGTGGGAGAAGGAGGAACGCGATCTTGAGTTGAAAGGAACGGTAACAGGGGGTCAGATCCAGGGGTCGATTACTACCAGCTCAGGTGAGACACATAGCTTTACCGGTGTGAAAGCACCCTATTTAAACAGAGATGTTGAACCATCTTGGGGAGAGCCGATTGAACTATTCAATGGGCAGGATCTAACAGGATGGAAAGCCTTGGGAAAAGAAAATCAATGGATAGTAAAAGACGGTGTGCTTACTAGTCCACGATCTGGTGCTAATTTGGTTTCCGAAAAAGAATTTGACGATTTTAAATTACATGTGGAATTTAGATACCAGGAGGGAAGTAATAGTGGCGTGTACCTGCGGGGTCGCTATGAGGTACAGATTATTGATAATCCAAAAACAGATCATCCCAACAGTCATTCATTCGGCGGGGTCTACGGTTTTCTTGTGCCAAGCGAGATGGCTCTTTTAGGCCCTAACGAATGGCAGACCTATGATATTACCCTTAATGGCCGTATGATAACGATTGTAGCGAATGGCAAAACGATTATCGCCAATCAAGAAATACCTGGTATTACCGGCGGCGCATTGGATAGTAATGAAGGTGAATCTGGTCCTATTTATATCCAAGGTGATCATGGTCCGATTGAATTTAGAAAAATTATCGTTACACCTGCAAAATAG
- a CDS encoding transglutaminase family protein — protein MATFNIIVTLIYEIKKPSTLILNIEPLHLGQQVVVNEKFQLNREVEMKTLETQYPSKRNRILKVNEPGPLHITYRADVKTAMMAIAKEKLLDVSIDELPASVLTYLHPSRYCQSDKLYTFASNHFGNLQHPYEKVMAIRDWIYSYVEYQSGFSDAQTSALDTLIEQVGVCRDFSHIGVALCRALDIPARYLSAYAYQLDPPDFHACFEVYLGGYWVVIDATKLAPLNGLIRISSGLDATETAIASVFGQTELHDMEVSLTLPENEQFVPVDAEHSLVGYTML, from the coding sequence ATGGCAACATTCAATATCATTGTAACACTCATTTACGAGATAAAAAAACCTTCTACTCTTATACTGAATATCGAACCTTTGCATCTTGGTCAGCAAGTCGTTGTCAACGAAAAATTTCAACTGAACCGTGAAGTGGAAATGAAGACATTAGAAACGCAGTATCCATCAAAAAGAAATCGCATATTAAAGGTAAACGAGCCGGGCCCGCTCCACATCACCTATCGGGCGGATGTGAAAACAGCGATGATGGCTATAGCAAAGGAGAAATTACTGGATGTATCGATTGACGAGCTACCGGCTTCCGTTTTAACTTATCTACATCCGAGTCGGTATTGTCAGTCGGATAAACTTTATACTTTCGCGTCCAACCATTTTGGAAATTTGCAACATCCGTACGAAAAGGTAATGGCAATCCGCGATTGGATTTATTCATATGTGGAATATCAATCAGGTTTTAGTGATGCACAAACTTCGGCCCTCGATACCCTGATTGAACAGGTTGGCGTGTGCCGTGATTTCTCGCATATCGGTGTCGCCCTATGCCGTGCATTGGATATACCGGCCCGTTACCTGAGCGCCTATGCCTATCAATTGGATCCGCCTGATTTTCATGCCTGTTTTGAAGTGTATTTGGGTGGCTATTGGGTCGTGATAGATGCCACTAAACTAGCTCCTTTGAATGGCTTGATACGCATATCGTCTGGCTTAGATGCTACCGAAACCGCTATTGCTAGCGTGTTCGGGCAAACCGAACTCCACGATATGGAAGTGAGTCTTACGCTACCCGAAAATGAGCAATTCGTTCCAGTGGATGCGGAACATTCGCTGGTGGGATATACCATGCTGTAG
- a CDS encoding succinylglutamate desuccinylase/aspartoacylase family protein has protein sequence MSQSFDFYKHQVKPGQRVDLQIPVSDEKHRTFIPISILHGKQPGPTFSIIAGVHGYEYTPILAVQQLLAQLDPEKLSGTLLIVPVANVPGFEGRSVFINPQDRKNLNRVFPGDLAGSITERIAATINQYIIKRSDILLDIHAGDGNEDLLPFACYYDRKDTPGITAHAKSLTLAAGFTYNLSYPYTLKPHDKAEYAFKEATQQGLVALSLECGKLGRTDSSDTDQIVHAILNILHKEKMLPGKHNNTTLTPQKLITKQHYVYAPTSGIFYSNFKSGDLVEKGKMIGYISDFFGKVQKKIHAPVKGRVMYKIGTPPVQAKETVFCIGEGEEIL, from the coding sequence ATGTCGCAAAGTTTCGATTTCTACAAGCATCAGGTGAAACCGGGACAGCGGGTTGATCTACAGATTCCCGTTAGCGATGAAAAACACCGCACTTTCATACCGATAAGTATTCTTCACGGCAAACAACCCGGACCAACTTTTAGCATTATAGCAGGTGTTCACGGCTATGAATACACACCCATTTTAGCTGTTCAACAATTACTGGCACAATTGGACCCCGAGAAGCTCAGCGGCACACTACTAATCGTTCCGGTTGCTAACGTACCGGGTTTCGAAGGCCGATCAGTCTTTATTAACCCGCAAGATCGCAAAAACCTGAACCGCGTATTTCCCGGTGACCTAGCGGGTTCCATCACCGAACGTATAGCTGCTACCATTAACCAATATATTATCAAACGTTCCGACATACTGTTGGATATTCATGCGGGTGATGGCAATGAAGATCTCCTTCCTTTTGCCTGTTATTATGATCGGAAAGATACGCCCGGTATTACCGCTCATGCTAAAAGTTTAACTCTCGCTGCCGGCTTTACGTACAACTTGTCGTACCCTTATACACTGAAACCACATGATAAAGCCGAATATGCCTTTAAAGAAGCTACGCAGCAAGGCCTTGTGGCGCTTAGTCTCGAATGCGGAAAACTTGGTCGCACAGACAGCAGCGATACAGACCAAATCGTTCATGCTATTCTGAACATATTGCATAAAGAAAAAATGCTTCCCGGCAAACACAACAATACGACATTAACTCCGCAAAAGCTGATAACCAAACAGCATTATGTCTATGCGCCCACCTCCGGCATCTTTTACAGCAATTTTAAAAGCGGCGACCTGGTTGAAAAAGGTAAGATGATAGGTTATATAAGCGATTTCTTCGGAAAGGTTCAAAAAAAGATTCATGCCCCGGTAAAAGGCCGTGTGATGTATAAAATAGGCACTCCTCCTGTACAAGCTAAAGAAACTGTCTTTTGCATTGGCGAAGGCGAAGAGATTTTGTAG
- a CDS encoding serine hydrolase, with amino-acid sequence MKNLSLYTIIVIMALWVATSCKKADDLSAEIDAIENNLLPAIQAEGDSVYYNIGKRMEHYQVPGVSLAVIKDGELRWAKGYGVANTETGAKVDTNTLFQAASISKPIAALAVLKLLDKGLLKLDENVNAYLKDWQIPENGFTQKEKVTLRRLLTHTAGTTVHGFPGYTFQDSLPDTRMVLEGKGNTDKIIVDTVPGIVWRYSGGGYTIVQEIVEEVSSLPFEKYLHDEVLQALGMMHSTFEQPISKSKQQVVSLAYDSKGAVIAGGYHNYPEKAAAGLWTTPSDLARYCIFVQRSVAGKTSGEVLAKETIDQMLTKDKNNWGLGPVLSGEKDSLMFMHGGKNAGFTNMFFAFANRGDGLIIMTSGDNGGGLISEIQRAVSTYYNWDTHKSKLVKVVQLPIEKLNSYTGKYSLDGKTIGEDNYHATVSLQKGKLQLFIKEADKTLDLLPIAEDKFVDREEGNEVVFDHMKEKKAYQLIWNGDYKFVRYE; translated from the coding sequence ATGAAAAACCTAAGCTTATATACCATCATTGTCATAATGGCTTTATGGGTGGCCACTAGCTGCAAAAAAGCCGATGACCTATCTGCAGAAATTGATGCCATCGAAAATAACCTTCTGCCTGCTATTCAGGCAGAAGGCGATAGCGTGTATTATAATATCGGGAAACGCATGGAGCACTATCAGGTGCCTGGAGTAAGCCTAGCGGTTATTAAAGACGGTGAGCTCAGATGGGCCAAAGGCTATGGAGTAGCGAATACAGAAACAGGCGCAAAGGTAGATACCAATACACTTTTTCAAGCTGCATCAATTAGTAAACCTATAGCGGCATTGGCAGTATTGAAACTTCTGGATAAGGGACTGCTAAAGTTGGATGAAAATGTTAATGCTTATTTGAAAGACTGGCAAATACCGGAAAACGGCTTCACGCAAAAAGAAAAAGTTACGCTCAGAAGATTGCTGACCCATACTGCCGGAACTACCGTACATGGTTTCCCTGGTTATACTTTTCAGGATAGCTTACCCGATACGCGGATGGTTTTAGAAGGGAAAGGCAATACGGATAAAATTATAGTGGATACGGTGCCCGGAATTGTGTGGCGTTATTCTGGTGGAGGGTATACCATTGTGCAGGAGATAGTTGAAGAGGTGAGTTCTCTTCCTTTTGAAAAATATTTACATGATGAAGTATTGCAGGCATTGGGCATGATGCATAGTACTTTTGAACAGCCAATATCGAAAAGTAAGCAGCAAGTTGTTAGCTTGGCTTACGATAGCAAAGGTGCAGTAATAGCTGGTGGTTATCATAATTATCCGGAAAAAGCCGCGGCCGGCCTTTGGACAACGCCGTCTGATCTGGCGAGATACTGTATTTTTGTGCAGCGATCAGTTGCCGGTAAAACATCTGGGGAAGTGCTTGCTAAGGAGACTATTGATCAGATGCTTACTAAAGACAAGAATAATTGGGGACTTGGACCTGTGTTATCGGGAGAAAAAGATAGCTTGATGTTTATGCACGGCGGTAAGAATGCGGGATTTACCAATATGTTCTTTGCTTTTGCCAATAGAGGTGACGGTTTGATTATCATGACCAGTGGAGATAATGGGGGCGGACTTATCAGTGAAATTCAACGGGCAGTATCCACATACTATAATTGGGATACGCATAAATCGAAATTGGTAAAAGTAGTCCAATTACCTATTGAAAAGCTCAATAGCTACACAGGGAAATATAGCCTGGACGGTAAAACTATAGGTGAAGATAATTACCATGCCACTGTCTCACTACAAAAGGGTAAACTTCAGCTTTTTATAAAGGAAGCGGATAAAACACTTGATCTTTTGCCGATCGCTGAAGATAAGTTTGTTGATAGGGAGGAAGGGAATGAAGTGGTATTTGATCATATGAAAGAAAAAAAAGCTTATCAGCTGATATGGAATGGCGATTATAAGTTTGTTCGCTATGAATAA
- the rocD gene encoding ornithine--oxo-acid transaminase — MDGQSAQLTTADNIQGLLSENTLSFIARDQQYGAHNYQPLPVVLSKGKGVFVWDVDGKKYFDFLSGYSSLNQGHCHPKIIETLMRQAQQLTLTSRAFYSENLGNYAAFITAYFGYDKVLPMNSGVEAVETALKIARKWAYEIKGVAKDAAKIITVSDNFHGRTLSVVSFSTDRIARNGFGPFMPGYISIPFNDLEALENALKDEQVAAFLVEPIQGEAGVYVPDDGYLAQAYSLCQKAKVLFIADEIQTGLARTGRMLACDYEDVRPDILILGKALSGGTLPISAVLCDDALMLTIKPGEHGSTYGGNPLACEVAISALQVLKEERLAENAAKQGKHFRSRLKSLHHPHIAEVRGKGLLNALVIRHEHPEASQNLCLELMRNGLLAKPTHGDKIRFAPPLIITREQMDHAIAIIERSLAVLSDVKM; from the coding sequence ATGGACGGACAATCAGCACAATTAACAACAGCGGACAATATACAGGGTTTACTCAGCGAAAACACCTTGTCTTTTATAGCACGTGATCAGCAATACGGGGCGCATAATTACCAACCGCTGCCAGTGGTCTTAAGTAAAGGCAAGGGGGTCTTTGTTTGGGATGTGGATGGAAAAAAATATTTCGATTTTTTGTCGGGCTACTCTTCCCTAAATCAAGGGCATTGTCATCCTAAAATAATCGAAACCTTAATGCGACAGGCACAGCAATTGACGCTTACTTCGCGCGCATTTTACAGTGAGAACCTTGGGAATTACGCAGCATTTATCACCGCTTATTTTGGCTATGATAAGGTCTTGCCGATGAATAGTGGGGTAGAGGCCGTGGAGACTGCGCTAAAAATTGCCCGGAAATGGGCTTATGAGATAAAAGGTGTGGCTAAGGATGCGGCAAAAATTATCACCGTGAGCGATAATTTTCATGGGCGTACCTTAAGTGTGGTATCCTTTAGTACTGATAGGATTGCAAGAAATGGCTTTGGCCCATTCATGCCGGGTTATATTTCCATCCCTTTTAATGATTTAGAGGCTTTGGAAAATGCTTTAAAGGATGAGCAGGTAGCGGCCTTTTTAGTTGAACCGATACAGGGGGAGGCAGGGGTGTATGTTCCAGATGACGGTTACCTTGCGCAAGCGTATAGCTTATGCCAAAAGGCTAAGGTACTTTTCATTGCGGATGAAATCCAAACAGGTCTGGCTCGCACTGGCCGGATGCTCGCTTGTGATTACGAAGATGTCCGTCCTGATATATTGATCTTGGGAAAAGCTTTGAGTGGCGGTACATTACCCATTTCTGCAGTGTTATGCGATGATGCACTGATGTTAACGATTAAACCGGGCGAGCACGGTTCTACCTATGGGGGCAACCCATTGGCCTGCGAGGTGGCCATCAGTGCCCTACAAGTTTTAAAGGAAGAGCGACTGGCGGAAAATGCAGCTAAGCAAGGTAAACACTTCCGTAGTCGGTTGAAGTCACTGCATCACCCTCATATTGCCGAAGTGCGGGGGAAGGGCTTGTTGAATGCGCTGGTGATCCGGCATGAACATCCGGAAGCATCCCAGAACTTATGTCTGGAGCTGATGCGGAATGGTTTATTGGCGAAGCCTACACATGGCGATAAAATCCGTTTTGCGCCACCGTTGATTATCACCCGGGAGCAAATGGATCATGCGATAGCGATTATTGAGCGAAGTTTGGCTGTTCTATCGGACGTAAAGATGTAA
- a CDS encoding GNAT family N-acetyltransferase gives MILSIDKALLLCEVQMSDAPAIFNIINAERIYLGKWLPFVAQTRVLSDTEAFVQFVVETPKELLKPVFSIYYEGELVGLIGLNNTDVPNKKTEIGYWLSQAYQKRGIMTRAVDRMTQFIFHELELNRIQINCAVDNHLSRAIPERLGFVMEGIQRDGELLGNQTFTDLVIYSKLYKDI, from the coding sequence ATGATATTATCCATAGACAAAGCGCTACTCTTATGCGAAGTTCAGATGAGCGATGCGCCTGCCATTTTTAATATCATCAACGCCGAGAGGATATACCTTGGAAAATGGTTACCCTTTGTTGCGCAGACCAGGGTGCTTTCCGACACAGAGGCTTTTGTACAATTCGTTGTAGAGACTCCGAAAGAGCTCCTCAAACCCGTGTTTAGTATTTATTATGAAGGGGAACTCGTCGGCCTCATCGGTCTAAACAATACCGATGTACCCAATAAAAAAACCGAAATCGGATATTGGCTTTCTCAAGCTTATCAGAAACGCGGCATCATGACACGTGCGGTCGATAGGATGACTCAATTCATTTTTCATGAGCTGGAACTCAACCGCATACAGATCAACTGTGCCGTTGACAACCATCTTAGCAGAGCTATTCCTGAGCGCTTGGGTTTTGTAATGGAGGGCATACAAAGGGATGGAGAGTTATTAGGCAATCAAACTTTTACCGATTTAGTGATTTACAGCAAACTTTATAAGGATATTTAG
- a CDS encoding NAD(P)-dependent oxidoreductase, whose amino-acid sequence MKLEQITIIEPTRLTGEGLERLQQYARKPIVYYRDVSTDEEAIIERIGDSDAILVGWQTKITEQVLQAVPRLRYIGLCCSYYGPQSSNVDVAYAETQGMVVTAVNDYGDEGVVEFIFAQLINYYKGVPVSLANRTSSELSSKSLGIVGLGVVGKMVAKVAKAFGMKIYYTGRFKRSDSESEGAIWLPLTSLLKTCDVVSIHVPRGTLLLDENYFNNKKPGSIIINTSLGTPLSEEALYNWLKRDSEALAIFDADGASSFSKKLQEMPNVMVYAQSAGLTEESKHRLTAKAIANLVGFLADHDVECL is encoded by the coding sequence ATGAAATTAGAGCAGATTACCATTATAGAACCAACACGTTTAACAGGAGAAGGATTGGAAAGGTTACAGCAGTATGCCCGAAAACCTATCGTTTATTACAGAGACGTGTCTACTGACGAAGAGGCGATTATTGAACGGATAGGAGACAGCGATGCGATCTTGGTGGGTTGGCAAACAAAGATTACTGAACAAGTGCTACAGGCAGTTCCTCGATTGCGCTACATTGGATTATGCTGCAGTTATTATGGCCCCCAATCAAGTAACGTTGATGTTGCCTATGCCGAGACGCAGGGTATGGTGGTAACTGCCGTGAACGATTATGGAGATGAGGGGGTCGTAGAGTTTATTTTTGCGCAATTGATTAATTATTATAAAGGCGTCCCCGTATCTCTAGCCAATCGGACATCATCTGAGCTTAGTTCCAAAAGTTTGGGAATTGTAGGTTTGGGTGTGGTTGGGAAAATGGTGGCTAAAGTAGCAAAAGCTTTTGGCATGAAGATATACTATACCGGGCGCTTCAAAAGGTCGGATAGTGAAAGTGAAGGGGCTATCTGGCTACCCCTGACCTCACTTTTGAAAACGTGCGACGTGGTGAGCATTCATGTCCCGCGCGGAACGTTATTATTGGATGAAAACTATTTCAATAATAAAAAACCGGGTTCCATTATTATCAATACTTCTCTTGGAACGCCGCTTTCAGAGGAGGCTTTATACAACTGGCTGAAACGAGATAGCGAGGCATTGGCTATTTTCGATGCAGACGGTGCCTCTTCTTTCAGTAAAAAACTTCAAGAAATGCCAAACGTCATGGTGTACGCACAGTCTGCTGGATTAACAGAAGAGTCTAAGCATCGGCTTACTGCGAAAGCGATAGCTAATTTAGTCGGTTTTTTAGCTGATCATGATGTGGAATGCCTCTAG
- a CDS encoding AraC family transcriptional regulator, whose product MYKMQGNEFKQLVNRAFIDLKENQYKAVKVLGSFETKTCTWSHSDFNVLQFDSSFDEELKVVNFSDFNHTSFHFQLKGHSNAKISGFRSNLPLSKGEYGVMNCVDPISNFKFPRQADYGYICIGVRQDYFLSLLRQFGNDWASTAKDLEQNRPFTLFDNPQHYGPALSHILRAITHPPVADMLKRSFICHKIEELLLIILNERLEKKHSDPLKIFNQRDIGLLHDLKAFLDQNFLSSHSLSTLARQAGINEFKLKKGFKTLFKFTVFGYIHHLRMKHSLALLQSRELPLGAIAALVGYQSDMSFVRAFKNYYGFQPASLLKFKKN is encoded by the coding sequence ATGTACAAAATGCAGGGCAATGAATTTAAACAGCTGGTAAACAGAGCGTTTATAGACTTGAAAGAAAATCAATACAAAGCTGTAAAAGTGCTAGGCTCCTTTGAAACGAAAACCTGTACCTGGAGCCATTCAGATTTTAACGTATTGCAATTTGACTCGTCTTTTGATGAAGAATTGAAAGTAGTTAATTTCAGCGACTTCAATCATACCAGTTTTCATTTCCAATTAAAAGGGCACTCTAATGCGAAAATATCCGGCTTTAGAAGCAACTTACCATTGAGCAAAGGCGAATATGGCGTTATGAACTGTGTTGACCCAATCAGCAACTTCAAGTTTCCAAGGCAAGCAGATTACGGCTATATCTGCATAGGTGTCCGTCAAGATTACTTTCTTTCCTTATTGAGACAATTTGGAAATGACTGGGCATCGACCGCAAAAGACCTAGAACAAAACCGGCCATTTACGCTCTTTGATAACCCGCAGCATTACGGCCCGGCCTTAAGCCATATCCTCCGAGCAATTACTCATCCACCTGTGGCCGATATGTTAAAGCGTTCTTTTATCTGTCACAAGATTGAAGAACTTCTATTGATCATTTTAAATGAACGTCTGGAAAAAAAACATTCAGATCCCTTAAAAATATTTAACCAACGGGACATCGGTTTACTACATGATCTCAAGGCATTCTTAGATCAAAATTTTCTATCATCACATAGCCTTTCCACATTAGCTCGACAGGCAGGTATCAATGAATTTAAACTAAAAAAAGGGTTCAAAACTTTATTTAAATTCACTGTTTTTGGCTACATACATCATCTACGTATGAAGCACAGTTTAGCTCTACTGCAAAGCCGTGAACTTCCACTAGGTGCTATCGCCGCTTTGGTTGGTTATCAATCAGACATGTCCTTTGTCAGAGCTTTCAAAAACTATTATGGCTTTCAGCCTGCCAGCCTACTCAAGTTTAAGAAAAATTAA
- a CDS encoding CatA-like O-acetyltransferase encodes MKNEVSFQEVDIKHWKRRAHFDFFKSFEKPLWGVTTQLNCTKAFAFCQANGVSFFYYYLYKSLCAVNNVEAFRLRIAGDRLLKYREIGGSVTVLRYDETFGFAYFELYNDFGAFETRLKRQIVCEKQSTGLQTDPNKPAVVHYSVMPYLSFTQIDHAQYNLREDCIPKITFGQYVKQGQQLFLPMSVHVHHALCDGLDVGKFIAQFQRYLEI; translated from the coding sequence ATGAAAAACGAAGTATCTTTTCAGGAGGTCGATATAAAACACTGGAAACGACGTGCGCATTTTGATTTTTTTAAATCTTTTGAAAAGCCTCTTTGGGGTGTTACAACGCAGCTTAATTGTACAAAAGCATTTGCTTTTTGTCAGGCAAACGGGGTTTCTTTCTTTTATTACTATTTGTACAAATCGCTCTGTGCGGTAAATAATGTAGAGGCTTTCCGTTTACGTATAGCTGGAGATAGGCTGCTGAAATACCGTGAGATTGGCGGTTCTGTAACAGTGCTGAGGTATGACGAAACTTTCGGTTTTGCTTATTTTGAGCTGTATAACGATTTTGGTGCCTTTGAAACAAGGCTTAAGCGACAGATTGTCTGCGAAAAGCAGTCGACTGGCTTACAGACAGACCCTAATAAACCAGCTGTTGTTCATTATTCTGTTATGCCTTATCTTTCTTTTACACAGATCGACCATGCACAGTACAACTTGCGCGAAGACTGTATTCCAAAAATAACATTTGGTCAATATGTTAAGCAAGGGCAACAATTATTTTTGCCCATGTCTGTACACGTGCATCATGCCCTATGCGATGGGCTAGACGTGGGTAAATTTATAGCTCAATTTCAACGGTATTTGGAGATCTGA
- a CDS encoding GNAT family N-acetyltransferase, whose amino-acid sequence MPTVSVNIVDFTPSHQSAFKSLNEQWITKHFRLETADIEPLNHPESILNAGGFILVALLEKEVIGVCALKKLTKKRYELSKFAVDETKQGLGVGKALLSASIAKAKAHRIQTLYLEGNTKLTASIHLYKKFGFKVLEAPNVHSHYERVNLFMELQLS is encoded by the coding sequence ATGCCTACAGTAAGCGTTAACATTGTAGATTTCACACCTTCCCACCAATCAGCATTCAAATCATTGAATGAACAATGGATTACCAAACACTTTCGACTTGAAACGGCCGATATAGAACCGTTAAATCATCCAGAAAGCATTCTTAACGCCGGTGGATTTATTTTGGTGGCGTTGTTGGAAAAAGAAGTGATTGGCGTATGTGCACTGAAAAAGTTAACAAAAAAACGATATGAGCTATCGAAATTCGCTGTAGATGAAACTAAACAGGGTTTAGGTGTCGGAAAAGCCTTACTTAGCGCCAGTATAGCGAAGGCCAAAGCGCATCGTATTCAAACCCTCTATCTCGAGGGTAACACGAAGCTTACGGCTTCTATTCATCTGTATAAAAAATTCGGTTTTAAGGTATTAGAGGCACCAAACGTTCATTCTCACTATGAACGTGTTAACCTATTCATGGAGCTTCAGCTAAGTTGA